A genomic segment from Desulfurispirillum indicum S5 encodes:
- a CDS encoding phosphoglycerate kinase: MAKQSVRDIDFQGKRVFVRVDFNVPIKDGVVQDATRIEAAVPTVEYIAGMGGKVILASHLGRPKGKPDATFSLEPVAAELAKRMGRPVVFVPDCVGPKVVQAVASMRAGDVVLLENTRFYREEEQNDPEFSRKLAESADIYVCDAFGSAHRAHASTAGMTAYIAQRVTGFLMEKELEYLSVRISQAEAPFVAILGGAKVSDKIPVIENLFDKVHHIIIGGAMAYTFLSAQGIRTGKSMVEESMKEYSLQLLATAQRKGVKVHLPVDHVAGREFSEVTEKLITPDAHIPDGYMGLDIGPRTRQAFQEIIAEARTVLWNGPMGVFEWQSFAEGTFAIAAAMANNTAATTIVGGGDSVSAIQQSGLADRVSHISTGGGASLELLSGVDLPGVACLSDK, from the coding sequence ATGGCCAAGCAAAGCGTGCGCGATATTGATTTCCAGGGGAAGCGGGTTTTTGTCCGCGTCGATTTCAATGTTCCGATCAAAGATGGCGTGGTGCAGGACGCAACGCGAATTGAAGCCGCTGTTCCCACCGTGGAGTATATTGCCGGTATGGGAGGCAAGGTTATCCTTGCCTCCCATCTGGGGCGCCCGAAGGGTAAGCCCGATGCAACATTTTCCCTTGAACCCGTTGCCGCCGAGCTCGCGAAGCGCATGGGCCGTCCAGTGGTATTTGTGCCGGACTGCGTTGGGCCGAAAGTGGTTCAGGCGGTTGCTTCCATGCGGGCTGGCGATGTCGTCCTGCTGGAAAACACACGCTTCTACCGTGAAGAGGAGCAGAATGACCCCGAGTTCTCCCGCAAACTGGCTGAGAGTGCCGATATCTATGTGTGCGATGCCTTTGGCTCTGCTCACCGTGCTCACGCTTCCACCGCAGGTATGACCGCGTATATTGCGCAGAGGGTCACCGGCTTTCTCATGGAAAAGGAGCTGGAATACCTCAGTGTTCGTATCAGTCAGGCTGAGGCGCCCTTCGTGGCTATTCTTGGCGGCGCCAAGGTCTCCGACAAAATCCCGGTTATCGAAAACCTCTTTGATAAGGTGCACCATATCATCATCGGTGGCGCCATGGCCTACACTTTCCTCAGTGCCCAGGGAATACGCACCGGGAAATCCATGGTGGAAGAGTCCATGAAGGAATATTCCCTGCAGCTGCTGGCTACGGCGCAGCGCAAGGGCGTTAAAGTGCATCTGCCCGTCGATCACGTGGCCGGACGGGAGTTCTCCGAGGTGACGGAAAAGCTGATCACTCCCGATGCCCATATCCCCGACGGGTATATGGGTCTTGACATTGGCCCCCGCACCAGGCAGGCGTTTCAGGAGATTATTGCGGAAGCCAGGACGGTGCTGTGGAATGGCCCCATGGGGGTGTTTGAGTGGCAGAGTTTCGCCGAGGGAACCTTTGCTATTGCCGCCGCCATGGCGAACAATACCGCTGCTACCACCATTGTTGGTGGTGGTGATAGTGTCAGCGCCATTCAGCAGAGTGGTCTCGCTGATCGCGTCAGCCATATCTCCACTGGCGGGGGAGCCAGCCTGGAGTTACTCAGCGGCGTCGACCTTCCAGGTGTGGCCTGTCTTTCAGACAAATAA
- a CDS encoding ATP synthase F0 subunit B — protein MIDLNVTFFIQLANFLIFLVLLNHILIKPMVSMLQKRRTTMEGSAAQVQSTDELVARKKAEYEDALAQAKKEAKDYAEAERRAALAQQEALLQEARQESEALLQSGQQQIQQQMETSRKQLSGEAQSLAELISSKLMGRAS, from the coding sequence GTGATTGATTTGAATGTGACGTTTTTTATTCAACTTGCGAATTTCCTGATTTTCCTCGTCCTTCTCAATCATATCCTCATCAAACCCATGGTATCCATGCTGCAGAAAAGAAGGACCACCATGGAGGGTTCCGCCGCTCAGGTGCAGAGCACTGACGAACTGGTTGCCCGCAAGAAAGCAGAGTATGAGGATGCTTTGGCCCAGGCCAAAAAAGAAGCCAAGGATTATGCCGAAGCCGAGCGTCGCGCGGCACTGGCCCAGCAGGAAGCTCTTCTTCAGGAGGCGCGGCAGGAGTCCGAAGCTCTTCTGCAGTCTGGACAACAACAGATTCAGCAGCAGATGGAAACATCACGCAAACAGCTTTCCGGCGAAGCTCAGTCGCTGGCTGAGCTGATCAGCTCGAAGTTGATGGGGAGGGCATCATGA
- a CDS encoding ATP synthase F0 subunit B, giving the protein MNRRLCALLGPILILIPTMVQAAEGYPTFSSMFPKAFNFFLLAALLYFILKKYVIAFFKGRTERIESELSAARKAQEEAQRKAAEYEEKYRTVTDELAKLKETMRISALDEKEKILAESKEMADKMVANAKSAIEIEFAKAQAEIRELVLESAFTVARDKLKDTMDSAKNEELVKEYVSGIRGMK; this is encoded by the coding sequence ATGAACCGCCGTCTTTGCGCTCTGCTGGGCCCGATTCTCATCCTGATACCGACCATGGTGCAGGCTGCCGAAGGTTATCCCACCTTCAGTTCCATGTTTCCCAAAGCGTTTAACTTCTTTCTCCTGGCAGCATTGTTGTATTTTATTCTGAAAAAATATGTCATAGCCTTTTTCAAGGGGCGTACAGAACGCATTGAAAGTGAGCTCAGCGCCGCTCGCAAGGCCCAGGAAGAGGCGCAGCGCAAGGCGGCCGAGTACGAGGAGAAGTACCGTACCGTAACCGACGAACTGGCGAAGCTGAAAGAGACCATGCGCATATCTGCCCTTGATGAAAAAGAAAAGATTCTGGCTGAATCCAAGGAGATGGCGGATAAAATGGTGGCCAACGCCAAGTCTGCCATTGAGATTGAGTTCGCCAAAGCTCAGGCGGAAATCCGTGAGCTGGTTCTTGAAAGTGCCTTCACCGTCGCCAGGGATAAGCTCAAGGACACCATGGACAGTGCCAAGAATGAAGAGCTGGTCAAGGAATATGTCAGTGGTATAAGGGGGATGAAGTGA
- the atpH gene encoding ATP synthase F1 subunit delta produces the protein MSESIVARRYALAVYELLKAQSATEIFAAEVGAFSREMLSSDELAHFFLNPTVQKRDKITALELSSKGMHSVCARFLVLLAAKGRLGILDAIVRAYENIYNDDRNRVVAQVRCAFPLDDKGLEEIRQALAAITRKEIEVQTEVDETLIGGVCAQIGSVVYDGSLRGHLDKMKDSLVKA, from the coding sequence GTGAGTGAATCCATAGTAGCCCGGCGCTATGCGCTGGCGGTATATGAGCTGCTCAAAGCACAGTCAGCCACCGAGATTTTCGCGGCGGAGGTTGGCGCTTTTTCCCGTGAAATGCTGAGCTCCGATGAACTTGCCCACTTCTTTCTCAATCCGACCGTCCAGAAGCGGGATAAAATTACCGCTCTGGAGCTGAGCAGCAAAGGCATGCATTCGGTGTGTGCCCGATTCCTCGTGCTGCTGGCTGCGAAGGGTCGTCTGGGAATTCTGGACGCTATTGTTCGTGCCTACGAAAATATCTATAACGATGACCGCAACCGGGTGGTCGCTCAGGTGCGCTGTGCGTTTCCCCTGGACGACAAGGGCCTTGAAGAGATTCGTCAGGCCCTTGCTGCCATTACCCGCAAGGAAATCGAAGTGCAGACAGAAGTGGATGAAACGCTGATCGGCGGCGTTTGCGCCCAGATCGGTTCCGTAGTTTATGATGGATCCCTGCGCGGCCATCTGGACAAGATGAAAGACAGCTTAGTAAAAGCTTAA
- the atpA gene encoding F0F1 ATP synthase subunit alpha, translating to MQIKAEEISRIIKEQIAGFEKSFDVQETGKVISAGDGVVRIYGLENAMAGELLEFPGDLYGLVLNLEEDNVGAVLLGEATAIKEGDTVKRTGRIAQVPVGPEMVGRVVNAIGQPIDGKGPIDAKEFGYLERKATGVISRKSVHEPLQTGIKAIDSMIPIGRGQRELIIGDRQTGKTTIAIDTILNLKGEDVYCIYVAIGQKRSTVARVVNVLEANGAMAYTTVVAATASEPAPMQFLAPYAGCTIGEYFRDNGKHALIIYDDLSKQAVAYRQLSLLLRRPPGREAYPGDVFYIHSRLLERAAKLNDDLGAGSLTALPIIETQAGDVSAYIPTNVISITDGQIFLESDLFYAGQRPAVNVGISVSRVGGAAQIKAMKQVAGTLKLELAQYRELAAFAQFGSDLDPATKAVLDKGARLSELLKQPEYSPFKVEEQVVSIYCGVKGHLDDIPVSAVGKFEKEFIAYMKSQQSDILKGIVQKKQLDEELEGKLKAAIAEFKKTFSV from the coding sequence ATGCAGATTAAAGCTGAAGAAATCAGCCGGATAATCAAGGAGCAGATCGCAGGGTTTGAAAAATCCTTCGATGTGCAGGAGACCGGCAAAGTCATTTCGGCAGGTGACGGTGTTGTACGTATCTACGGCCTGGAAAACGCCATGGCCGGTGAGCTGCTGGAATTTCCCGGTGATCTTTACGGATTGGTACTGAACCTTGAAGAAGACAATGTCGGTGCGGTTTTGCTGGGTGAGGCCACTGCCATTAAGGAAGGCGATACGGTCAAGCGTACCGGTCGCATTGCCCAGGTTCCCGTTGGCCCTGAAATGGTTGGCCGCGTTGTCAACGCCATTGGTCAACCCATTGACGGCAAAGGCCCCATTGACGCCAAGGAATTCGGCTATCTGGAACGCAAGGCGACAGGCGTTATTTCCAGAAAATCAGTTCACGAGCCACTGCAGACCGGTATTAAAGCCATTGACTCCATGATCCCCATCGGACGTGGACAGCGCGAACTGATCATCGGTGACCGCCAGACCGGAAAAACCACGATTGCCATAGACACCATTCTGAACCTCAAGGGTGAAGATGTTTACTGTATCTATGTTGCCATTGGCCAGAAGCGCTCCACCGTTGCCCGCGTGGTCAACGTTCTCGAAGCCAACGGTGCCATGGCCTATACCACCGTTGTGGCGGCGACGGCTTCTGAGCCCGCTCCCATGCAGTTCCTGGCTCCTTATGCCGGTTGCACCATCGGTGAATATTTCCGTGACAACGGCAAACACGCCCTCATCATCTATGATGACCTGAGCAAGCAGGCCGTTGCCTACCGTCAGCTCTCCCTGCTGCTGCGCCGCCCACCAGGACGCGAAGCATATCCCGGGGACGTCTTCTACATCCACTCGCGCCTGCTTGAGCGCGCCGCCAAGCTCAATGATGACCTGGGAGCCGGTTCACTGACCGCTCTGCCCATTATTGAAACTCAGGCCGGTGACGTCTCCGCCTATATTCCCACCAACGTCATCTCCATCACCGATGGTCAGATCTTCCTGGAGTCCGACCTCTTCTATGCTGGTCAGCGACCTGCGGTAAACGTGGGTATCTCCGTTTCCCGTGTTGGTGGTGCCGCGCAGATCAAAGCCATGAAGCAGGTTGCCGGTACGCTGAAGCTTGAGCTGGCCCAGTATCGCGAACTGGCGGCTTTCGCCCAGTTTGGCTCCGACCTTGATCCTGCCACCAAAGCTGTTCTCGACAAAGGCGCCCGTCTCTCTGAGCTGCTGAAGCAGCCTGAGTACAGCCCCTTCAAGGTAGAAGAGCAGGTGGTCAGCATCTACTGCGGTGTCAAGGGACATCTCGACGATATCCCCGTCAGCGCCGTTGGCAAGTTTGAAAAGGAATTTATCGCCTACATGAAATCCCAGCAGTCCGACATCCTCAAAGGCATTGTTCAGAAGAAGCAGCTGGACGAAGAACTGGAAGGAAAGCTCAAGGCAGCCATCGCAGAATTCAAGAAAACCTTTAGCGTTTAA
- the atpG gene encoding ATP synthase F1 subunit gamma, which yields MSGFKEIKRRINSVKSTRQITKAMKMVSAAKLRKAQDAITNARPYATKMQDVIDSLSWRVSSDAHPMLRQAESVKKIAVYVITSDRGLCGSFNGSVIRTAKNFVRDRRAAGQEVDIYALGKKARDLFRRDQGFQKAYTDISQSYQFELLRPIINELNEKFIDGEYDEVHVIFNRFVSALTQQPITHRLLPLSPADEPDNVPVEESQRLDYTYEPQDELLLAQLLPKHVEVQVHTMMLDSVASEHAARMTAMDSATNNASEMIDKLTLLYNRARQAAITTELTEIIAGAEAL from the coding sequence ATGTCAGGTTTCAAGGAAATAAAACGCCGAATTAATTCGGTCAAGAGCACCCGGCAGATTACCAAGGCCATGAAAATGGTTTCAGCTGCCAAGCTGCGCAAAGCACAGGATGCCATCACCAATGCCAGACCCTATGCCACGAAGATGCAGGATGTCATCGACAGCCTTTCGTGGAGGGTCTCCAGCGACGCGCACCCCATGCTGCGGCAGGCAGAGTCGGTAAAAAAGATAGCAGTGTACGTGATCACCTCTGATCGCGGACTCTGCGGCAGCTTCAACGGCTCGGTGATACGGACCGCCAAGAATTTTGTGCGCGACAGGCGTGCTGCCGGACAGGAAGTGGATATTTATGCTCTGGGCAAGAAAGCGCGGGATCTGTTTCGCCGTGACCAGGGCTTCCAGAAAGCCTATACGGATATCAGCCAGTCCTATCAGTTTGAACTGCTGCGACCCATTATCAACGAACTCAATGAAAAGTTCATTGATGGTGAGTACGACGAGGTGCATGTCATCTTTAACCGCTTTGTCTCCGCGCTTACCCAGCAGCCGATCACCCATCGACTGCTTCCGCTGAGCCCTGCCGATGAGCCGGACAATGTCCCCGTCGAGGAGAGCCAGCGCCTTGACTACACCTATGAACCCCAGGATGAACTGTTACTGGCGCAGCTTTTGCCCAAGCATGTTGAAGTCCAGGTTCACACCATGATGCTTGATTCCGTTGCCAGTGAGCATGCCGCGCGCATGACCGCCATGGACTCTGCAACGAACAATGCGTCGGAAATGATCGACAAACTCACCCTGCTCTACAACCGGGCACGGCAAGCCGCTATCACCACGGAGCTCACGGAGATTATTGCCGGAGCAGAAGCGCTGTAA
- the atpD gene encoding F0F1 ATP synthase subunit beta translates to MGMNTGKITQVIGPVVDFAFDADKIPAVYNALEIQLQDRKLVLEVQQHLGEGMVRAVAMDSTDGLVRGMDGIDTGKPIAVPVGKATLGRILNVIGEPVDEGEPVNAEEYWSIHREAPSFVDQDTQSTMLETGIKVVDLLCPYAKGGKIGLFGGAGVGKTVLIMELIRNIATEHGGYSVFAGVGERTREGNDLYHEMKDSGVIDKAALVYGQMNEPPGARMRVALSGLTIAENFREDGLDVLLFVDNIFRFTQAGSEVSALLGRMPSAVGYQPTLSTEMGNLQERITSTKTGSITSVQAVYVPADDLTDPAPATTFAHLDATTVLNRSIAELGIYPAVDPLDSTSRILEPGVVGQDHYHVARAVQNILQRYKALQDIIAILGMDELSEDDKLIVNRARKVQRFLSQPFFVAEVFTGSPGKYVPVKETIRGFQMIIEGKLDHLPEQAFYMVGTIDEAIEKGEKIQASVKK, encoded by the coding sequence ATAGGTATGAATACGGGAAAAATTACCCAGGTCATCGGTCCCGTCGTGGACTTTGCCTTTGACGCCGACAAAATACCAGCGGTATACAACGCCCTGGAGATACAGCTTCAGGATCGCAAACTGGTGCTGGAAGTGCAGCAGCACCTTGGAGAGGGCATGGTACGCGCTGTTGCCATGGACTCCACCGACGGACTGGTTCGCGGGATGGACGGCATTGACACCGGCAAGCCCATTGCGGTCCCTGTCGGCAAGGCCACGCTCGGGCGCATTCTCAACGTTATCGGCGAGCCCGTTGACGAAGGTGAGCCAGTGAACGCAGAAGAGTACTGGTCAATCCACCGTGAGGCTCCCTCGTTCGTGGATCAGGACACCCAGTCAACCATGCTGGAAACCGGCATTAAGGTTGTCGATCTGCTCTGCCCCTATGCAAAGGGTGGTAAAATTGGTCTGTTTGGTGGCGCCGGTGTTGGCAAGACCGTTCTCATCATGGAGCTTATTCGCAACATCGCCACCGAGCACGGTGGATACTCTGTTTTTGCCGGCGTCGGTGAACGTACCCGCGAAGGCAATGACCTCTATCATGAAATGAAGGACTCCGGTGTTATTGATAAGGCCGCGCTGGTGTATGGTCAGATGAATGAGCCTCCCGGAGCCCGTATGCGCGTTGCGCTTTCCGGCCTGACCATCGCGGAGAATTTCCGCGAAGATGGCCTTGACGTCCTGCTCTTTGTCGACAACATCTTCCGCTTTACCCAGGCGGGCTCTGAGGTATCGGCTCTGTTGGGCCGTATGCCCTCTGCGGTTGGTTATCAGCCGACACTCTCCACCGAGATGGGGAACCTGCAGGAGCGCATCACGTCCACGAAAACCGGTTCCATTACCTCGGTTCAGGCAGTTTATGTGCCAGCGGATGACCTGACTGACCCCGCGCCTGCCACCACCTTCGCCCACCTTGACGCTACTACGGTTCTGAACCGTTCCATCGCCGAGCTGGGCATCTACCCTGCGGTGGATCCCCTTGACTCCACATCCCGTATTCTTGAGCCCGGAGTCGTGGGTCAGGATCACTACCATGTGGCCCGCGCTGTGCAGAATATTCTGCAGCGCTATAAGGCGCTTCAGGATATTATCGCCATTCTGGGTATGGACGAGCTTTCCGAGGACGACAAACTGATAGTAAACCGTGCCCGTAAGGTTCAGCGCTTCCTGTCACAGCCCTTCTTTGTTGCTGAAGTCTTCACCGGCTCGCCAGGAAAGTATGTTCCCGTGAAGGAGACCATTCGCGGCTTCCAGATGATCATTGAAGGGAAACTGGATCACTTGCCGGAGCAGGCCTTCTACATGGTAGGTACCATTGACGAAGCCATAGAAAAAGGCGAGAAAATCCAGGCCAGCGTAAAAAAGTGA
- a CDS encoding F0F1 ATP synthase subunit epsilon translates to MAEKIRLELVTPTKQLLSVDVDSISMVGTEGDFSVLPNHTPMLTTLEMGELSYQVNGETHFVFVDWGFCEVLPDKVIILAETSELAFDIDVEEAKRLRAEAQAILDQKRAEDDVIFEQARVELLKQIARLGVASKIRM, encoded by the coding sequence ATGGCCGAAAAAATTCGACTGGAACTGGTGACACCGACCAAGCAACTCCTCAGTGTTGATGTGGACTCCATTTCCATGGTAGGTACCGAAGGCGACTTCAGCGTCCTGCCCAACCACACTCCCATGCTGACGACTCTGGAAATGGGCGAACTCAGCTATCAGGTGAACGGCGAAACCCACTTTGTCTTTGTGGACTGGGGTTTCTGTGAAGTACTTCCCGATAAGGTCATAATCCTGGCGGAGACCAGCGAGCTTGCCTTTGATATTGATGTGGAAGAGGCGAAGCGACTGCGGGCAGAAGCCCAGGCGATCCTGGATCAGAAGCGTGCGGAAGATGATGTTATCTTCGAGCAGGCCCGCGTCGAGCTGCTCAAGCAGATTGCCCGCTTGGGAGTAGCCTCAAAGATTCGAATGTAG
- the sfsA gene encoding DNA/RNA nuclease SfsA, with protein MLLPPLIFGTLIQRYKRFLADVRLEDGTVVTAHCPNSGSMLGCAEPGSVVALSRSDNPRRKLSYTWELVQVDGNWIGINTFRTNGIVEEAVAGGAVPELQGYACLRREVRYGHQRSRIDLLLEDDQRGRCYVEVKSVTLKLDGRACFPDAVTTRGQKHTEELMAMVAEGHRAVVFFLVQRSDVECFTPADAIDRRYGQLLRQALQAGVEVCIYGTEISPASIVVAEALAGDWRQHEEQQT; from the coding sequence GTGCTGCTCCCACCCCTTATTTTCGGAACCCTGATTCAACGCTATAAGCGCTTTCTGGCAGATGTCCGTCTGGAAGACGGCACCGTCGTCACGGCACACTGTCCCAACTCCGGCAGCATGCTTGGCTGCGCTGAGCCCGGCAGTGTGGTTGCCCTTTCCCGCAGTGATAATCCCAGGCGCAAGCTGTCATATACCTGGGAGCTGGTGCAGGTTGATGGCAACTGGATCGGCATCAATACTTTCCGCACCAATGGTATCGTGGAAGAGGCGGTCGCGGGTGGGGCTGTCCCGGAACTGCAGGGGTATGCTTGTCTGCGCCGTGAGGTGCGCTACGGGCACCAGCGCAGCCGCATTGATCTTCTTCTGGAGGATGATCAGCGTGGGAGGTGCTATGTGGAAGTCAAGAGTGTCACCCTGAAACTGGATGGGCGGGCCTGCTTCCCCGATGCTGTGACCACCAGGGGTCAGAAACATACTGAGGAGCTTATGGCCATGGTGGCAGAAGGGCATCGTGCCGTGGTATTTTTTCTCGTGCAGCGAAGTGACGTGGAGTGTTTCACACCAGCCGATGCCATTGATCGGCGTTATGGCCAGCTGCTGCGTCAGGCGCTGCAGGCAGGTGTCGAGGTCTGCATCTATGGAACGGAAATTTCCCCCGCTTCCATCGTCGTGGCAGAGGCTCTGGCAGGAGATTGGAGGCAGCATGAAGAGCAGCAGACATGA
- a CDS encoding RluA family pseudouridine synthase, whose translation MKSSRHELTVDASRRLDQFLAATELFSRSMAQKLVAQGHVQVNGTVIEKASYSLQPGDLVCVQQPAPVDHATVVGQEIPLNIWYEDESLLVVNKPAGMVVHPAAGNYDATLVNALVHYLGDGLPAIGGVLRPGIVHRLDKDTSGLMLVAKTEVAHQRLVSMFAAKEIDRCYLALCHGSLDDSGVIEGNIGRDPKDRKRMAIVEADKGKTARTHYRLLEKFFCHQQWVSLIECRLDTGRTHQIRVHLRSVQRPLLGDQVYGVKKEPGYVSMRRQALHSASLCLQHPISGEVVELQCPLPEDMRDQVESLRRRSS comes from the coding sequence ATGAAGAGCAGCAGACATGAGTTGACGGTGGACGCCTCCCGGCGCCTGGATCAGTTTCTCGCCGCCACGGAGCTTTTCTCCCGGAGTATGGCTCAAAAACTGGTGGCCCAGGGGCATGTCCAGGTGAACGGCACGGTGATCGAAAAAGCCTCTTACAGCCTGCAGCCGGGAGATCTGGTGTGCGTGCAGCAGCCAGCACCTGTGGACCATGCCACTGTGGTGGGCCAGGAAATTCCCCTGAATATCTGGTATGAGGACGAGTCCCTGCTTGTCGTCAACAAGCCTGCTGGCATGGTCGTGCATCCGGCTGCCGGCAACTATGATGCCACCCTGGTAAATGCGCTGGTGCACTATCTTGGGGATGGATTGCCCGCAATCGGTGGAGTGCTACGCCCGGGTATTGTTCACCGTCTTGACAAGGACACCAGCGGACTGATGCTCGTGGCCAAAACAGAAGTGGCCCATCAGCGGCTGGTCAGCATGTTTGCCGCCAAGGAGATCGATCGGTGCTATCTGGCGCTGTGCCATGGATCGCTGGATGATTCCGGGGTTATTGAAGGCAATATCGGGCGCGATCCGAAGGATCGCAAGCGCATGGCCATTGTTGAGGCGGACAAGGGCAAGACGGCTCGCACCCACTACCGCCTGCTGGAAAAATTCTTCTGCCATCAGCAGTGGGTTTCCCTGATCGAGTGTCGCCTTGATACCGGTCGCACACACCAGATACGCGTGCACCTGCGCTCCGTGCAACGCCCTTTGCTGGGAGACCAGGTGTATGGGGTAAAAAAGGAGCCGGGCTATGTGAGTATGCGACGCCAGGCGCTCCACTCGGCCTCCCTGTGTCTTCAGCATCCGATCAGCGGTGAAGTGGTGGAGCTGCAGTGTCCGTTGCCGGAAGACATGCGTGACCAGGTCGAGAGCCTGCGCAGGCGAAGCAGCTGA
- a CDS encoding M99 family carboxypeptidase catalytic domain-containing protein — protein MFFFLTLLLSPPITLANHDFAFDIHEVPKASKWQPGPKVLVIGGIHGDEPGGYLAADYALEGVVGKGEIHVIPRMNKRAIILNRRGVYADMNRLFEHDISPRIPEQRTVRELISIIPQYDYILSLHDGGGFYHPEYIDNVRNPRRYGQSIIIDTDIYHETRHGTVCLQCIAEEIIQTLNGQILHEDHQFRVNNHNTASPQTIHAEQRTSLTFFTLTQLGVPAFCMEASKLLPDINQKVFYHINAIEGFAAAVGIEYHRPWNTYADIGIFLAHTDHLHSVTIAINGAARTMPPSGRIHVRPGDSIAVQEINASSPIGWYPDIYGTGFYDDSLRSFSVAEETKIVIRRNNEDRGIIEVRLADEPTEFFEALVDGEIHLLRQGQVVHVHERFKILRGFTDRGEETMVNVAGYVPPGLEGKIPDDRGYALHPEELDWRYSVDRRGLQYRVHSFADRTFRSTGEIYFTVDDMYGK, from the coding sequence GTGTTCTTTTTCCTCACGCTGCTCCTTTCTCCGCCCATCACTTTGGCGAACCATGACTTCGCTTTCGATATTCACGAAGTCCCCAAGGCCTCCAAATGGCAGCCAGGGCCCAAGGTGCTGGTTATCGGCGGCATCCACGGTGATGAGCCCGGCGGCTACCTGGCAGCGGACTACGCCCTCGAAGGGGTGGTTGGCAAAGGGGAGATCCATGTCATCCCCCGCATGAACAAACGCGCCATTATTCTGAACCGCCGCGGGGTCTACGCTGACATGAACCGGCTCTTTGAGCATGATATCTCCCCCCGAATCCCGGAGCAGCGCACCGTGCGGGAACTGATTTCCATAATCCCCCAGTACGACTATATTCTCAGCCTTCACGACGGCGGAGGATTCTACCACCCTGAGTATATTGATAATGTGCGCAATCCCCGGCGCTATGGACAGTCCATTATCATCGACACGGATATCTACCACGAAACCAGGCACGGCACAGTCTGCCTTCAGTGTATCGCCGAAGAGATCATCCAGACCCTCAACGGGCAGATCCTCCATGAGGACCACCAGTTTCGCGTCAATAACCACAATACCGCCAGTCCGCAGACCATTCATGCCGAACAGCGCACCAGTCTGACATTTTTTACCCTGACCCAGCTGGGTGTGCCCGCATTCTGCATGGAAGCTTCCAAACTCCTGCCGGACATCAATCAGAAAGTCTTCTACCACATCAATGCCATCGAGGGTTTCGCGGCTGCCGTGGGCATTGAGTACCACCGCCCGTGGAACACCTATGCCGATATCGGCATCTTCCTGGCACACACGGACCACCTGCACAGCGTCACCATCGCCATCAACGGCGCTGCGCGCACCATGCCACCCAGCGGGCGCATCCACGTTCGGCCCGGCGACAGCATTGCCGTGCAGGAAATCAATGCCAGCAGCCCCATCGGCTGGTATCCCGATATTTACGGCACCGGATTCTATGATGACAGCCTGAGAAGCTTTTCCGTCGCGGAAGAGACAAAAATCGTGATCCGTCGCAATAATGAAGACCGCGGCATCATTGAAGTCCGTCTGGCCGATGAGCCAACGGAATTTTTTGAAGCGCTGGTTGATGGGGAAATTCATTTGCTGCGCCAGGGACAAGTGGTGCATGTCCATGAGCGATTCAAGATTCTGAGGGGATTCACCGACCGGGGAGAAGAAACCATGGTCAATGTAGCCGGCTACGTCCCCCCGGGCCTGGAGGGGAAAATTCCCGACGACAGGGGCTACGCCCTGCATCCGGAAGAACTTGACTGGCGCTATTCCGTGGACCGCCGGGGCCTGCAGTATCGCGTCCACAGCTTTGCGGATCGCACCTTTCGCTCAACCGGCGAAATCTACTTCACCGTCGATGACATGTACGGAAAATAG